CTGGAAATACTCACGATCTGGGCTATCTTCCGTAAGTGGGATGCCGTCGCCGGGGTGGCCTTAGCCTTTTCGACAATCAAGCCGCAGATGGGCTATCTTATCGTCCCCATTTTGCTGATATGGGCCCTGGTTAGTCAGCGATACCGCTTCATCGCGGGGTTCGGCGTCGCATTTGTCATCTTGATGGGGGCGTCGTTCTTGCTGCAACCGGATTGGTTCGGTGATTGGCTGGCACAAATGCAGCTTTACCCGCAATATACCGCAGCAGCATACCCTGATCTGGGGTCACCTGTGTGGAACCTCATGCAGCATTATCTGGGATTAGGCCCGGTAGCAGAATGGATCGTCAATATCCTCGTGCTGGTTCCGGCTGCCTGGGGATGGTACCAGGTGCTTGTACACAAACGCGACGAACTGTTCTTATGGTCGGTGACGCTAACACTGGTTGTGACGCATCTCATCGCTCTACGGACAGCCTCGCCGCATTTTGTCGTCTTTAACCTGGCGCTGGTCTTTTACTTCAAACAAATTTCAAGGCGTTACGGCAATGGGCTGGTGTTCATCAGCGTCATCGGGTTGATTATCTTCAACTGGGCCCTGTTCATCATGACCGTGCAGGGGCGCAATACCATTGAGCACCCGATTACCTTCATGATCCTGAGCTTTGGCATTTATGCCCTGCTGCTGGTTACGAGGCGGCAATGGGTGACATATGGGCCAAGGTTAGCACGCTAGCACATCAAAAAGGCTCCAAAAAGCATTCAAAAAAACACGTTTATTCATACCGCAATAAAAGAAAGTACCGGACATGAACTCATCAATGACCTTCGGTCTGATTGTCGCCATTGGCGCGGGCATTGCCATCGGCTTACAAGGGCTGTTTACCAATATCACCGGGCAGATGATCGGCCCGCTGCGCGGCGGATTGGCGATTCACATTGGCGGGGCGCTGATTGGCGCGGCGATGGTGCTGGTCGTCACCGCCCTGCGGCCCGCAGAACAGGCCATCGAGATTACGCCTCGTCTGATTACCTTTTCGTTATTGGCCGGGGCAGCCGGGATGCTCATTTTGATGGGTGTTGCGACGGCTTTCCCACTCATTGGGCAGGTTGCAGGGCAGGGAACGCTTATCTTCGCGCAGATGGCAGTTGCCGTGGTGATTGATATGTTGGGGCTGGCAGGTGGGGAGCCTATCCCGCTGGATGGACGGCGTATCCTGGGACTGATTGTGGTCGCCATTGGTACCTATCTGCTGCTGCCACAGCAATCGAATTAGATGCGGGGCAGCCGCCTATCGGGGAAGAGCCGCAGGGGCCGGCACCAGGACAATCGCCACAAAGTCGGTAAGTGAATGGCTAAAGCTAGTGAAGTAACTGCGGGGTTCCTGTCGCTTGCCCTACGCTATGCAACGATCTGAGGGCTGCATACCTCTGTCATTCCAGAGCCAATTGATGACGAGCGTATGCGAACGTGCAGCCGCCTCTTGTGATGGACGGTCTGGTGCGCTAACATGCCTCGCGCACGCAGGAGGAAATTATGCCCCATGCATTGATTACGGGTGGCGCAGGTTTTATTGGGAGCCACCTCAGCGAATACCTGCTCAAGCAGGGTTACACCGTGACCATTATTGATGATCTGAGCACCGGGCGCTTTGAGAACATCGCGCACCTTGCCCAGCATCCGAGCTTTCACTATGCCATTGAGGATATTCGTAATATCCACGTGGTTGACCGCCTCGTCAGCGAGTGTGATGTCATCTTCCATCTGGCGGCGGCTGTCGGTGTGAAGAAGATCATCGAAGAGCCGATCAATACCATTGAAGTCAACATCGGCGGCACAGAGACGATGTTGCGCGCCGCACGCCGCTATCGCAAGCGTATCATGGTCGCTTCGACTTCTGAGGTTTATGGCAAAGGCGTTAAGTTCCCCTTTGAGGAAGACGACGACAGCTTGCTCGGCCCGACGACGAAAAGCCGCTGGAGCTACGCGACCTCTAAAGCCATTGATGAGTTTCTGTCGCTGGCCTATCACCAGGAAGTCGACCTGCCGGTCGTCATCTTCCGGTTATTTAACACGGTCGGGCCGCGCCAACAAGGCCAGTACGGGATGGTACTACCACGCTTCGTGCGCTGGGCGTTGGCAAATGAGCCGATTCAGGTGTATGGTGATGGACAGCAGTCACGTTGCTTTGGCAATGTGACGGATGTGGTCGATGGCATCTACCGCCTATCGCTCTCCGAGGGGGCTATTGGGCAGGTCTTTAACATCGGCAGCAACGAAGAAGTGACCATTCTGGAATTAGCGGAGCGCGTCCGGGACCGGGCCAACAGCCAAGCGGAGATCAAGATGGTACCTTATGAAGAAGCCTACGCCCCTGGCTTTGAGGACTTCCGCCGACGCGTCCCCAGTGTGGAAAAAATCGGACGGCTGGTTGGTTGGGAGCCAATGACGCCGCTTGATGATACAATAGACCAAATTATCGCGTACTACCGGGAGAAATCATAAATGGCCGAAATTTCACGCAAGGAATTGATTCTGGCGTTGATCGGTGCGGGCACCAAGCCTCGCTTAGCCGGTATCGATCTCTCGGCGGTTGATTTGCACCGCCTGGACTTTGAAGGCGCGAATATGCGCGGCACACGGTTGGCAGCTTCTAACTTACAAGAGGCCATCCTGCGCAGCGTGAACCTGACCGGAGCCGATTTGCAAGTGACACAGCTCCCCTTCGCGGATCTCAATGGGGCCAACCTCACAATGGCGAATATGAGCGGGGCCAATTTGCAGGGTACACGCCTGACCACTGCCAATATGACCAACGTCGTGCTGAACGGCGCCAACCTCACCAACGCCAATCTGACGGGGGCCAACGTCAGCGGCGTGAAGTTTGATGAAAATACCACTTGGCCCGATGGCAAAAAAGGCAGCCAATCCAGCCCGGCAGCCTACGTCTAATACGCACACAAGAAGCCCTTATCCGCCTGGACGAGGGCTTTTTTCATGCTGAGTTGCCGACTTAGCACGACTGATATATCCGCGATAACGGCACCTCAGCGCCTGGGAGAACTTTTCGCTCATGGAACTGAGTCGTTTTATCACAGCCGCAGGCGAACTTGTCGACTTTGCTGGCGTGATCGTCATCATCGTGGGCATCATCATTGCGACGTTTCGTTTTGTTCGTGCTTACTTTGGCGATGCGACGACCCGCAAAACAGCCTATCGAGATTATCGGCGGGGCTTAGGGCAGGGGCTGCTGCTTGGGCTTGAACTGCTCGTCGCAGCCGATATTATCCGCACCGTTGCCGTTACGCCTACCCTGGAAAGCGTTGCCGTGCTGGCTGTGATCGTGCTCATCCGAACCTTCCTGAGCTGGTCGCTAGAGGTCGAAGTCGAAGGTCGGTTCCCGTGGCAGCGAAAAAACACAGACGACTCAGAAGCGACGATATAGCCCCATCTAAAAAGTCCGACTCTTGAGTCGGTCCTTCTGGTTTAACTGTTCAGCACAGGTAACGCTAAATGGCCTTCTTAAACGGTCTTATCGCGCTTGCCCAATTTGGCCGTCATCGATTCACGCGGCGCGCCATCCGGCAGCAAACCCAACGTGAGTGATTCCACATACAGGCACATTTCCCAGGGGATAGCGACATCTTCCACAGATAGGGTGCGATCTGTCATGATGATGCTGGCCCCACGGACAATTGCCAAGGGTGTGGCTTCGTCGCGCTCGCCCATGACCGTCTGAGCGCACACGCTTAAAGAATCTGCCATGCCGCGCTGCGTCACGGTCATCGGGTTACCGAACAAATCGGCCTTGCCGCGCTCATCCTGCACAGGCTCAAAGCCAGCACATGCCAACGCCACGCCCGTCGTCCCATAGCGCCCTGGCACCAACCAGCTATCCGTGAGGATGATGCCTAGCTGCACGCCCAACCGCTCATAGAGCGCTGCGCGCAAGTCATTGGCACTAGCGTAAGGGTCCTTCGGCAGTAGAACAGCCAGCCCATTCGGAATATTGCTGCGATCAATACCTGCGTTCGGGGCGATAATGCCGCTGCGCCACGTCAACAAATAGCCCATCGGGATGCCGCCAAAGATATGATCGGCTTCGTCAACGACGAGCTGTGCCATCGTCGCATCCATATTGTAACGCTCAGCCAGGGCCTCAGCCTTGGGGCCGGGTTTGATATCGCTCAGGGTAATAATGCGATCTTCTGAAATAGCGACATATTTACTACTGACTGCGAGCACATCACCATCTTGCAGGCTCTGGCCTGTAGCTTCGATGGCTTCCAGGATTGTATCAACGAGGGGGAAAGGGGCATTCTGCACCGGTGCTTGCACCGGGATCACCTGTAACATTTCGGGCATTCTGGCAATGACTTTCTGGCTGTGTATAGAAACAGACCATCATCCTACCATAAGGGCGAGTCGCTCGGTAGCGCCACACGCGCTTGAACCAGATTCGTCACTCAGGAACCGCAGTTTGCTACGTAAGGCCATTGAGAGGACATCTACACCCGCCGAAGCCTATGCCCAGACGATGAAGCTCAGGACGATTTTACGCGATAAAGCCCGTATGAGCCGGACCCTCCCTTACTAAAATTCGCCCTAAATTGCGGTTATTCTGGCTCCGTTTTATTACGTAGAAAATTAAGCCAGAATAAATGTTTATGCTCAACACAAAATTTTCATATTATTTGCTTTTAAGTGTTTATAACCATTTATTTCATTCCCCAATCTTCCCCTCATTTTCGGGCGGATTTTTATCCTATACTGCTACCATTCATAGTGTCAGGATGAAGATAATGCCTATCGATGCACGTTGGCTCGTTAAAGATCATGTTGCGTATCATAAGTATATGGGCCGTATCACCTTAGATGAATGCATCTATGCTGCAGAACTCAGCTTGCGTATGATGAGCGCGAGTGAGCATCCGATCCACGTACTGATTGATTGTGGTGATATCCAGAGCTTCCCTAAGCAAATGACGCCCCTGGTAAAAGCCGTAAACCGCTGCCATGTTCATCCAAATATGGGCTGGGTGATTTCTTACCAGATCAAAAACAACTTTGTGCGCACCTTGTCGAAGATCATCATTTTTACGGCCCAGGCAAAGCATAGCATCGTGGATAACTACACGGACGCTATCGTACAGTTGCAGCAAGTTGTGCCCAATTTGCCAGATTTAAGCACTATTGAACCGTCAGAACTGCCGACCTTCTGCCATATCGAAGGCGACCAGATGGATCTATCGCCCCCTCAGATAGAGACTTATATGCAAACCTTATAGATCATTCCTGCATGGCCCTGCCGAGGCCGACAAGATGAAACGCCCACGAACGATAGCGCGTTACATCTCATCAATATCCTCATGAATTGTAAAGTGTTCTTCATCCTCTTTTGTGAGGATAAGGGCACTTTTTTATTTGTAGCAGCAGAAGTATTCTTTGAATAGAACATTTGTTCACTACAAAGGAGGCATGATGACAAATAGCATTGTGACCCACGAGTTTGGCATTCTGGAAATGACGCAAGCGTTACGGCATCAAATGCTGAGTGAATTGACCCAATCTGATCTGGCTTATGCCCTGCCAGAAAACCCAACCCTGGGCGAAGTGTGTAAAGAAATGGCAGATGTGGAGCTGTCGTATATCGCGTCATTCAAATCATTTGTCTTTGATATGCGCCAGCATCATTCGGACGCATCCCTGACGACCAATCTGGAGCGCCTCAAAGCGTTATATGACCAGCAAGAGCAAGACATGCGGCAAGCTCTGGGCATCCTGACAGAGGAACAAGTTCAGAACCAGCTCGTTGTACGTGAAGGCGAAAATGAAGTCCCTATCAGGGTACAGATGCACATTTACCGTGAAGCCCTTCTGATGTTCTACGCTCGTGCTGGCGTTTATATGCGCGCCCTAAAAAAGGAATTTAGCCCACAGTGGCAGCAGTGGGTCGGTGTATAAGGGTGCTCTACCGGATTCGTCAGATGCGGCTAAATCACATCCAGGAATTGAAGCACGCCGTAGAGGACGACAGCGCCCGTTGCTAACCAGAGCGCATTCCCTTTGATCCACCCCATGATACCCAGTTCGTAGCCCATCCTGCTGATTTTATCGGATAGTTGCGATGTTGTCGGTTCTGTGAGCGTGCTGCCATCCGGGAAGACGAGTGTCGGCACGCTCTCATAGCCATCGTTGATTTCTCGTACGCGCAACCGTGCCGATTCATCTTCCCGGATATTGATATATTCATAAGGGACCTTCGCGCTCTCCAATGCGGAGCGCACCGGGTAAAACATCGGGCACGTTGGGTGTGCATAGACGATTATTTTTTCGTCTGCTGATGTATCAGCCTCAACCATCTTGGTGAACCTCTTCTCTCTCATTCGCTAACCAATTGCCAACTTAGACCCAGTATAGCCGTTGACTGTTAATAAGTCATAACGATCTCATGTGCAATGACCGTGACTGTATATAAGCCATGCTATGCTACAGATGTGATACGCATTGTACAAATTAGACCCGCAAAGTAGACATGGTTTAAACACAAGAAAAATCGTTGTCATCATCAGGAGGGGAAAATGACCCATCGAGAGGGAGATCCATTCGGCAACTTCAATTTCCTTGTGGAGATTGATGGCATCGGGCAGATGGCCTGCCACAGCATCACCGGCCTGAATTCAGAAACGGAGGTGATGCTGCACCGTTCTGGCAATGATCGCGTTTCTTCTGTGCGCAAGCTACCCGGACTGACGAAATATGGCAATGTGACGCTCAAGCGCGGTTATACAGGCGCACGCGAACTATATGATTGGCGCAAACAGGTCATTGATGGCATGTTTGAACGGCGCTCTGTCGTGGTTAGTATCCTCAATGAAAAACGGGAACCCATTGCACGCTATCTCCTCAAGGCAAGCTGGCCCTGCCGATGGGAAGTCAGCACATTTGATGGCAAAGGCAATGAGGTCCTTATAGAAGAGATTGTCCTCGCTGTGGAAGCCATCGACTGGCAAGAATAGAAGACAAACATCACCTGATAAGAAAAATTTGCTTTGTGATACAAAAACCCTGTTTAAGCCGCCTGAAAAGCGGCTTTTTTGATGTCTTACGCCACAATAGATGGATTTACAGGCTATTTATTGACAGTTTGTCTAATTTTTCTCATCTCGCAATAATTGAATCCAGATTTGATTATTGCTATAATTAATCTAATCAGCATTTGATTAGTTGGCATCGTTCCCGACCAATATTGCTTCTTTCGACACAGTACGAACAAGTTAAAAGGATTAAAAAGCCATGGCTGCACCAGTTTCTGATAACCAGGCGCTTTACGAAGCTTTTGATTATTACAACTTCGATAGTCAATTGACGGAAAAGCAGAAGGCCACGCGCGATAAAGTCCGGGCCTTTATGCAAGAAGAAGTCATCCCCCACATCAACCCCTATTGGGAAAAAGCAGAATTCCCCTGGGAAATCGCCAGGAAAATCCCTGAATTGGGCATCATTGGTGGGCCATTGGCCGGGCTGGATTTTGTCGAAGTCGGCTTAATCGCTTATGAACTGGCAAAAGGCGATGGCAGCATCGGCACTTTTTACGGCGTCCATAGTGGGCTGGCGATTGGGACGATTGGCTTGCTCGCCAGTGACGAGCAAAAAGCCCGCTGGCTGCCGGAAATGCTCACCATGGAGAAAATCGGTGCATTTGGCCTGACGGAGCCTAACGTTGGCTCAAACGCAGTTGGCATCCAGACGCACGCCAAGAAAGATGGTGACAGCTTCATCCTGAATGGAGCCAAGCGCTGGATTGGTAATGCCAGCATCAGCGATTTGCTCATCATCTGGGCCCGCGACGAAAATGGCACGTTCTGCGGCTTCGTCAT
The Phototrophicus methaneseepsis DNA segment above includes these coding regions:
- a CDS encoding glycosyltransferase family 87 protein produces the protein MTDAQPITRRKPSQNRQIVFLGLFVVAILVGNVVLTHQFFTSQFPGMADFMSRWEGTRSFFVDGTSPYSEEASLNIQQRIYGRPIIEDEDPGYFVYPFYTVFLVGPTVFVDYAWASAIWMVTLEFCLLASLFLLLNLYRWQPGVLLLPILLLWALFDYFAARGLFLGQPSHVVYFLEILTIWAIFRKWDAVAGVALAFSTIKPQMGYLIVPILLIWALVSQRYRFIAGFGVAFVILMGASFLLQPDWFGDWLAQMQLYPQYTAAAYPDLGSPVWNLMQHYLGLGPVAEWIVNILVLVPAAWGWYQVLVHKRDELFLWSVTLTLVVTHLIALRTASPHFVVFNLALVFYFKQISRRYGNGLVFISVIGLIIFNWALFIMTVQGRNTIEHPITFMILSFGIYALLLVTRRQWVTYGPRLAR
- a CDS encoding DMT family transporter encodes the protein MNSSMTFGLIVAIGAGIAIGLQGLFTNITGQMIGPLRGGLAIHIGGALIGAAMVLVVTALRPAEQAIEITPRLITFSLLAGAAGMLILMGVATAFPLIGQVAGQGTLIFAQMAVAVVIDMLGLAGGEPIPLDGRRILGLIVVAIGTYLLLPQQSN
- a CDS encoding GDP-mannose 4,6-dehydratase codes for the protein MPHALITGGAGFIGSHLSEYLLKQGYTVTIIDDLSTGRFENIAHLAQHPSFHYAIEDIRNIHVVDRLVSECDVIFHLAAAVGVKKIIEEPINTIEVNIGGTETMLRAARRYRKRIMVASTSEVYGKGVKFPFEEDDDSLLGPTTKSRWSYATSKAIDEFLSLAYHQEVDLPVVIFRLFNTVGPRQQGQYGMVLPRFVRWALANEPIQVYGDGQQSRCFGNVTDVVDGIYRLSLSEGAIGQVFNIGSNEEVTILELAERVRDRANSQAEIKMVPYEEAYAPGFEDFRRRVPSVEKIGRLVGWEPMTPLDDTIDQIIAYYREKS
- a CDS encoding pentapeptide repeat-containing protein; its protein translation is MAEISRKELILALIGAGTKPRLAGIDLSAVDLHRLDFEGANMRGTRLAASNLQEAILRSVNLTGADLQVTQLPFADLNGANLTMANMSGANLQGTRLTTANMTNVVLNGANLTNANLTGANVSGVKFDENTTWPDGKKGSQSSPAAYV
- a CDS encoding DUF1622 domain-containing protein, with the translated sequence MELSRFITAAGELVDFAGVIVIIVGIIIATFRFVRAYFGDATTRKTAYRDYRRGLGQGLLLGLELLVAADIIRTVAVTPTLESVAVLAVIVLIRTFLSWSLEVEVEGRFPWQRKNTDDSEATI
- the cofE gene encoding coenzyme F420-0:L-glutamate ligase, which produces MPEMLQVIPVQAPVQNAPFPLVDTILEAIEATGQSLQDGDVLAVSSKYVAISEDRIITLSDIKPGPKAEALAERYNMDATMAQLVVDEADHIFGGIPMGYLLTWRSGIIAPNAGIDRSNIPNGLAVLLPKDPYASANDLRAALYERLGVQLGIILTDSWLVPGRYGTTGVALACAGFEPVQDERGKADLFGNPMTVTQRGMADSLSVCAQTVMGERDEATPLAIVRGASIIMTDRTLSVEDVAIPWEMCLYVESLTLGLLPDGAPRESMTAKLGKRDKTV
- a CDS encoding glutaredoxin domain-containing protein, whose protein sequence is MVEADTSADEKIIVYAHPTCPMFYPVRSALESAKVPYEYINIREDESARLRVREINDGYESVPTLVFPDGSTLTEPTTSQLSDKISRMGYELGIMGWIKGNALWLATGAVVLYGVLQFLDVI
- a CDS encoding phage tail protein; translation: MTHREGDPFGNFNFLVEIDGIGQMACHSITGLNSETEVMLHRSGNDRVSSVRKLPGLTKYGNVTLKRGYTGARELYDWRKQVIDGMFERRSVVVSILNEKREPIARYLLKASWPCRWEVSTFDGKGNEVLIEEIVLAVEAIDWQE